CTGTTCATGCTCGGCTACGCCTGGCAGAAGGGGCTGGTGCCGCTGGCGGGCGAATCCATCCTGCGCGCCATCGAGATCAACGGCGCCGCGGTGGAAGCCAACAAGGCCGCCTTCCTGTGGGGCCGCCGCGCGGCGGTGGACCTGCGGGCGGTGAGCGCGGCCGCGCGGCCGCAGCACGGCACGCCGGCGCACCACGAACTGTCGCAGAGCCTCGACGAACTGATCGCGCGGCGCATGGCGCATCTGGCCGACTACCAGGACGCCGCCTACGCCGAGCGCTACGCGCGGCTGGTCGAGCGCGTGCGTGCCGCCGAGGCGCGCGTGGCGCCGGGCATCACGCTGCTCACCGAGGCAGTGGCGCGCGGCTACCATAAGCTGCTCGCCTACAAGGACGAGTACGAAGTGGCCCGCCTCTACACCGACAGCGATTTCCTGAAGCGCGTCGACGAACAGTTCGAGGGCGACTACAAGCTCGTCTTCCACCTCGCACCGCCGACGCTGGCGGCGAAGGACCCGCAGAGCGGCGAACTGCAGAAGAAGGCGTACGGCCCGTGGATGCTGAAGGCGATGCGCGTGCTGGCGAAGTTCCGCCGCCTGCGCGGCAGCATGCTCGACCCCTTCGCCCGCAGCCACGACCGCAAGCTCGATCGCGAACTGATCGCCGGCTACGAGCGGGTGGTCGACGAAATCCTCGCCGGCCTGGAACTCGCCAGCCACGAGACGGCGGTGGAACTCGCCTCCATCCCCGAGCAGATCCGCGGCTTCGGCCACGTGCGCGAGCGCTACCTGGCGCACGCCCGCAGGCGCGAGGCGGCGCTGCTCGACGCCTTCCGCCGCAAGGCGCACGCCGCCGGCGAGGCCCCGGCGCGGCCGCGCAAGATCATCCCGGTGTTCGCCGGCTGACCGGGCCGGAGCGCACCGGCCCGAACTCCCCGGAGCGCGCCGCCACGAGCGGGCCGTGCCCGGGGAGCCCCCGCAGGCGAAGGGCATCCCCTTCCGCACCTTCGCCGCATCCACCACGCCATCCCACAAGGAAAGGAGACAAGCATGGCCGTTTTTTCCCAGATCGATTTCGCCGACCACGAGCAGGTCGTCTTCGTCAGCGACGACAAGAGCGGACTCAAGGCGATCATCACCATCCACAATTCCAACCTCGGGCCCGCGCTCGGCGGCTGCCGCATGTGGCCGTATGCCACCGAGGACGAGGCGATCCGCGACGTGCTGCGCCTGTCGCGCGGCATGACCTACAAGTCGGCGATGGCCAACCTGAAGCTGGGCGGCGGCAAGTCGGTCATCATCGGCAACCCGCGCACGCAGAAGACCCCCGAACTGCTGGCCGCCTTCGCCCGCGCGCTGGAGCAGCTCGGCGGCCGCTACATCGCCGCCGAGGATTCGGGCACCAGCGTGGCCGACATCAAGTACATGGCGCAATTCACCCGCCACGTCGCCGGCATCGTCGACAAGCCCACCGATGACGGCATGCGCAGCGGCGACCCGTCGCCCGCCACCGCGTACGGCGTGTTCGTCGGCATCAAGGCGGCGGCCCGGGAGCGGCTCGGCCGCGATTCCCTCGAAGGTCTGCGCATCGCGGTGCAGGGCGTGGGCAACGTCGGTTTCGACCTCGCCCGCCAGTTGAAGGACGCCGGCGCCGAGCTGTGGGTCACCGACATCCACCGCGAGTCGCTGACCGCCGCGGCGCGCGACCTCGGTGCCACCGTCGTCGCGCCGGAGGACATCTTCGGGCTGGATGTCGACATCTTCGCGCCGTGCGCGCTGGGCGCCGTCATCAACGACGACACCATCCCGCAACTCAAGGCGAAGATCGTCGCCGGCGCCGCCAACAACCAGCTCGCCGAGGCCCGCCACGGCGCCGAACTGTTCCGCCGCGGCATCCTCTACGCGCCCGACTACGTCATCAACGCCGGCGGAATCATCGACGTGTACCACGAGCGCACCGGCTTCGACCGCGCCGCGCTGCTCAGGCACATCGAAGGCATCTACGACAACCTGATGGAAGTGTTCGAGCGCGCCCGCGAAGAAGAGCGCCCGACCGGCGAAGTGGCCGACACCATCGCCGAGGAGCGCTTCACGCGCTGATCGCCTGCGGTATTCGCGGTTGCGGACGGGAGCCGGTGTGGCTCCCGTTTTTTATGTGTACGTCGTTCTGCGGTACTGCCTGAGTTTCTCATCTGCGCTCACGGGCATGACGCTCCGCGCCTACCTTGCCGGTGCCGTCATCGCCGCGGGAGGATCAATGGCCACGCCAATAAGAACGCCCGATGGACGTGCCTTCGGGGCTCGGAAAGGTTCCGGGCACTGTTTTGCGTGGTCTCTTCACTTGACGAGCAGCCATTGTGGATGGTGTCGGCCTTGAGGCTGGCGTCGTCGGGAAGTGAGATGGCGGTTAGTTGGCTGATTTTGCCTGCGGAAACTTGAGTGGCGGTTCCTCGGCCGGAGCGGTCGTTCAACGCTCGACTCCCGAATTACCGATATCGGCCAAAGCTGTCACCTGTCGCACTGACCTGCCCCCGACTTTTCGGACCAGTTGAAACCTGAGAGGATGGCTTCGATGAAGAAGGGGAAGTCATGCGCAAGAGTCGTTTTTCAGAAGAGCAGATGGTGAAGATTCTGCGGGAGGCAGATCGCTTGCCGGTGGCGGAGGTGTCGAAGAAGCACGGCGTGAGCGAGCAGACGATCTACACGTGGCGCAAGCGCTTTGGTGCGATGAACGCGGACGAGGTCAAACGGCTGCGGCAGTTGGAAGCGGAGAACGCGCGACTCAAGAAGATGGTGGCCGATCGGGACCTGGAGATCGACGTCATGAAGGAGATCGCGGCAAAAAAATGGTGAGCACCTGGGCACGCCGAGCGCAGGTGCATTATGCGGTCAGGCGAGGTATCTCGCAGCGCCGGGCGTGCGCGCTGATGTCGGTGTCGCGCTCGACGCTGGGCTACGCGTCGTGCCTGGACGAACGCGATCGTCCGCTGATCGGCCAGTTGCGACGCTTGGCGGCCCAGTACCCACGCTACGGCTATCGGCGCATTCGCATCTTTCTGCGCCGGGCCGGATACCACTTGAGCACCGGCCGCACCTGGCGGCTGTGGCGCAAGGCCGGCCTGCAGGTGCCGCGCAAGCGTCCCCGGCGTCGGGTTGCCAGTCAGCGCGATCAGGTACAGCGAGCTTCACGGATGAACGGGATCTGGGCCTACGACTTCGTCTTCGACACCTGCGCCAACGGACAGCCCATCAAGTGCCTGACGGTGATCGATGAGCACACGCGCGAGGCACTGGCGATCGATGTGGCCGGCAGCATCCGCTCCGAGCGCGTCATCGAAGTGTTGAGCCGCTTGATCAGCGAGCGCGGTGCGCCCAAGGCACTGCGTTCGGACAACGGTCCGGAGTTTGTCTCGGCCCGGCTACTTCAGTGGGCGAGCGATCAGGGATTGCAGATGGCGTTGTCGCAGCCGGGCAAACCCTGGCAGAACGGCACCGACGAGAGTTTCAACGGCAAGCTACGGGATGAATGCCTGTCCATGGAGTATTTTCGTAACCGCCTTGAAGCACGCGTGCTGATCGAGCAGTGGCGCCGCCATTACAATGAAGTTCGACCGCATTCGGCGCTGGGCTACCTGACCCCGGCGCAGTTCGTTCAGAATCAGTCAGGCAACCACCACCAAGCCATCCCTCTCACGTAATTCGTGGTCCGAAGAATCAGGGCAGGTCAGCACGCTATCAGGGCACAGTGCATTGCAGGGGTTGGCGCAGAGAAAATGGTGCCGTGGAGTAATTTATGGCATGAAATCTTGATTCATCAAACTTCTCGCAAATTCTCCAACCACTTAGCTGCCAATCGGCGAACAAAGCTCTCCGCCTCAGCTTTCGACATTGGCTTGGCACTTTTCGGGGTATCGTCATATGCGTGGCGCGCCCAGTCACCTGAGACAGCCGAATTGTGAACTGCGTCCCCGAATCTTTGAAACTCGTCGGCTGAGATGCCGAACTGTGTGTGAAAGGCTTTCCTGTTCTTAGGGTGCCCCTCAGCGAGTTCATATATTTTATACAACGTAGAACCAGTCTGGTTTTTCTTTGAGAGAAGATCAAGTACCTTCGCAGCGTTTTCGTTACGAAAAGCAGGTTCAAGCCTCGCTCTCTGACGCTCAAGTGCCGTCTGATACTCTTTCTCCGCCTGCTGCTCCCACCAAACTGCGAGTGCGTGCTCACTTAGTTCACATGGAGGCCCAATCGTCATAGTAGAAGTTCCTCCCTGTATTCGTATCACTCCCGATTGAGCCTCGAGAAAAGCGTGGCGCCTCGGTGGATAGCATGAAAACTCCAAGACGGCGCCCAACTGAAACGTCGAATCGATATCCGCGGGTCCTTGCATAGCGGTTCTAATTTCCTTCGCGAGTTCGAACGCGTCAGCGGCAGTCGAGCACATTTCCATTTTCTCTGAGGTGATTGCCGGATAATCGGTCGTCTCGATGACGTCGAATCCAAGGCCGCCCAGTAAGTCCTTCAGATTTCTCAACTCAAGGCTTGTTCTTTGAATTTCCACCGCCCATCTCATAAATCCTACAGCTCCATTGTTTGTAATTGCGTGAACGCGAGAAATGTAAGGGCAAACGACCGACTATGGAGGACAGTAGGCCCCCTGCCTGACCGTCCGCTTCGGCCGAACCCCAGACATTGAGAACACAGCCAACAGCCATAAGAAAAGGATGCGGCATAACCCCGGCCACAGCCGGCTCCCAACGCCAGGCAGAAGCCTACTGCCGAACGTCCAGCCACTCCGCGCCAGTCAACTGCCTGAGTTGCGCCGGTGTCAGCGGGAACACCGAGAACGGTGTGCCGGCGGCGGCCCAGAGGGTGTCGAAGCGCTGCAGGTCTTCGTCCAGCAGCAGCTTCACCGGCTGCGCGTGGCCGAGCGGGGCGACGCCGCCGATGGCGTAGCCGGTTGCGCTGCGCACGAAATCGGCGTCGGCGCGGGCCAGGGGTTCGGCTACCAGTGCCGCCACCTTGGCCTCGCTGACGCGGTTGTCGCCGCTGGCGACGACGACGATCGCCTGGCCGCTGCGTTCGCCGCGGAAGATGATGGACTTGGCGATTTCGGCCACCGAGCAGCCGATTGCCGCGGCGGCGTCGGCGCTGGTGCGGGTGGGTTGTTCGAACTCGACGACGCGGGTGTCGATGCCGGCGTCGGCGAGAAGCTGTGCGGTGCGCAGGGCGGTGGGATGCTGGGCGGGTTTCATCGGTGCGCTCGGGGTCGAAACCCGCAATGGTAGCGTCCCCGCAAGCGGGGAGGCCACGGCGGCGGCCGGGCAGGGCGGGTGCGACTTCGCGCCGCATGTGCGCGGCATGGCCTGCTTGCTAAATTGGCGCTCCCCAAGTGGAACCGAGGAGCCATGGTGCCCGACGACTCGAACCCGAAGCGCCTCGCGCGCCTGTCCCTGCTGTGCGTCGCGGGCGCGGTTTCGCCCGCCGCGGTCGCGTCCTGCGGGCAGGCGTTTTGCTCCATCAACACCAACTGGCATGCGCAGGGGGTATGGACGGAGCCGGGCATGCGGCTGGACCTGCAGTACCAGTTCATCGACCAGGACCAGCCGCGCGCCGGCACGCGCGACGTGTCCGCCGGGGAGGTGAGCCGCCACCACGACGAGATCCGCACGATCAACCGCAACTGGCTGGGCACCCTGGACTACGCCATCGACCCGCGCTGGGGTGTGTCGTTCACGCTGCCGCTCACAAACCGCAGCCACTCGCACGTCCACAATCATCACGAGCACGGCGGCGGCGTGTCGCACGAGACGCAGGCGTGGAACTTCACCCGCATCGGCGACCTGCGCGTGGTCGGCCGCTACCAGTTCATGGGCGACGGCACGTCGCCGAGTGCGGGCATCAACTTCGGCCTGAAGCTGCCCACCGGCAGCCGCAAGGTCGAGAACGGCGACGGCGAGCGCGCGGAGCGGAGCCTGCAGCCCGGCACCGGTACGACGGATGCCATCGTCGGCGCGTGGTATCGGCTGCCCCTCGACGAAGGCGATTCGGCCCTGTTCGCGCAGGCGCTGGCGCAGGTGGCCATGGGAGAGAGCGACGGCTTTTGCCCCGGCAACCAGTACAGCCTGGATGTCGGCTGGCAGCGGCAGTTGGCGCCCCGCTGGGCGGCCTTCGTGCAGGCGAACTTCCAGTGGCGCGGCCGCGACCGCGGCAGCGAGGCCGAGCCGGAGGACAGCGGCTCGCGCAAGCTGTTCCTCGGCCCTGGCCTCGGTTACGCGATCGCGCGCGATTTCCAGGTCTATGCCTTCGTCCAGTTGCCGGTCCATCAGCATGTGAACGGCGTGCAGCTCACGGCGGACTGGGCGGCGCTGCTGGGCCTCAGCAAGTCCTTCTAGCTCCGCGCGGCCGTCGCGGCGCCGTCCGTGGCGGGTTCCCCGCCCGGGGAGCCGCGGAGCCGGTCCGGCCGTTGGCTTCCGCCGCCGGCCCCGGCGGGGCGTCCGCGGCCTGCGCCGCCGGCGTTTCTCCGGCGGGCAATTCCGTGCAGCGGCACATAGAATGCAGTGTATGCGGGCACCATGCGCGCGGGCGGGGCCGGATCGATGACGCGGATCTTCATCAGCTATCGCCGTGACGATGCCGGCGGCAGCACCTGGCGGTTGTTCGACTGGTGCGAGCGGCAGTTCGGGGCCGGACGGGTCTTCTTCGACCGCGAGTCCATCCCGCCCGGCGCGCCTTTCCCGCGGCTGCTGGAGGAGGGGCTTGCGGCCTGCGACGTGCTCGTGGTGGTGATCGGCCCGCGCTGGGCGAGCATCGCCGATGCGGCGGGGCGGCCGCGGCTATGGACGCCGGGCGACTTCGTTGCGCACGAGGTGGCGACCGGGTTGGCGCTGGGCAAGCGGGTGATTCCGGTGCTGGTCGAGGGCGCCGCCATGCCCGCGCCCGGCGCCTTGCCGCCCGCGCTGCGCGCGCTGGCCGACTGCGAGGCGCTGGCGCTGGACGCCGCTCATTTCCGCGAGGATTTCGAACGCCTGGTCGATGCCGTGCTCGGCCGCCCCCGCGGCTTCGCACGGCGACGGGTGGACGACGTGCAGCGGCTGCTGCGCTTCGCGATGCGCGGCGCCGTCGTGGTGCCGCTGGTCGTGCTGCTCGCCTTTTTCGCCGCCTGGGTGGGGCTGTTCGGCCTGCTCGGGCTGGACACCCGCATCGCCAGCTACAGCATGGTGCTCGCGGGCGAACGGATCGCGGGCGGGGGCGGCGACCGGGTGCTCGTCGTTGCGCTCGACGATGACAGCGAGCGGCGCCTGGGGCGCGCCTATGACGGTTCGCCGGCGTGGCGCGAGCTGCATGCGCGGCTCATCGACCGCCTGTCGCAGGCGGGGGCGGCGGTCATCGTGCTGGATTTCTTCCTCGAGCGCGAGAGCCCCGCCGACGGCATGCTCGCCGCTGCGCTGGTCCGTGCACGCGAACGCGGCAGCCGCGTCGTGCTCGCCGTCCGGCAGATCGACGACGGCAGGCCGCGGCTCGCGCCGGCGCTGCTGGCCGTCGGGGCGGAGTGGGGTGTGGCCTGCCTGGGCGAGCAGGAAGGCTACCTGTTCTCCATGCCTCTTGCCCGCGCAGCGGACAGGCAGCGCGCGGCCGATCCTTTCCGCATGCTGGACGCCGAACCGGCCGCGGCGCCGGCCCTGGCGCTCGTCGCGGCGTTCGGCGGCGAACCCGACCTCATCCGGCGCGGGCCGCGCGAGATCACGCTGCGCGGCGCCGGCCCCGGGGTGGCGCCGGTCGGCTTTTCCATGCTCAAGCGGCAGGCCCGCTCGCGCTGCCCGGCGCTGGCGGACGACGACGTCGTCGCCTCGCGCCTGCTGCCGCTGTCGCCGCTGGCGGACTGGCGTGCGCCGGCCCGGCGCCATGCCTACGCGCAGTGGCTGGAGGCCGGGCCGCCTGCCGCGGATCTGCGCGGCAGGCTGGTTATCGTCGGCCTCGCGACCTCGTCCGCGCCCGACGAGCACACGGTGCGCCGCGGCCTGCGTACCGAAGACCGCTTCGGCGTCGAACTGCAGGCCGACGCGATGCGCAACCTGCTGGGCGGGACCGTGCTGCGGCCGCCGGGCTGGCCGGCCCAGCTTGCCGCCATGTTCGCGCTGGCCGCGGCGGGCGGGTTGGCGGCCTTCTTCCTCGCCGCCCGCCCGCGTGTGGTCGGACTGGTCGCGCTGGCGGCCGCGGCGCTCGCCTACCTCGGCGTGAGCGCGGCGCTGCTCGCGTTCGCCGGCGTGCTGCTCAATCCGCTCTACGATCTCGGCGCATTCCTGGCCGCCTGCTGGCTGCTCGGCCGGCTCGAGCGCAAGGCGGCCGGCATTCCCGTTCCCGGAGGTGGCCAATGAAAGTACATCGCCCATCGTCCATCGGCGCCGCCGCACGCGCCTTCGCCGTGCTGCTCGCCTGCCTGGTGCTGGCGGGGTGCGCCCCGCTGCTGGTCGACGTGATGCGCGAGGACCCGCAGCGGCCGGGCCGCTACCTGCCGTACGGCGGGGCGGAGTGGGCCGGCGCGGTTCAGGTGTCGCGCGGCGGTCGGCCGCTGGCGGCGCGCCTGCCGGCTGCGCTGCAGCCGGGCGACGTGGTGCAGACCGGGGCGGACGCCTTCGCGGTGATCCGCTATCCGGACGGCGGCGAGATCATGCTCGACCGCAACACCCGCGTGCGCACCGGCTCCCTGTTCGTCGAATTCGGCCGCATCCTCGCGCGCGTGCGCGGGCTGTTCGAAGTCGAGACCGAGAACGTGGTGACCGGCGTCGAGGGCACCGAGTACGTGCTGCAGGTGGCGCGCGGCGGTGCGTTGAAGATCGTCGTGCTGGACGGCGTTGTCGTGTGCCGTTCGCGGACCGGGCGCTGGAGCCCGGTCCGGCTGCAGCGCGGCGAGATGCTGGTGTCGGACTATCCCGACCGCACCGCGCCCCGCGTGCAGCGCGCTCCGCTCAAGGACTGGGAGGAAGCGAGCCGCTGGAGCAGCGGGCTCGGCGTTCGCCAGCCGGAGCCGGTGCGTACCGGCTACTGCTGCGAGAGCGGCCGGCTGCGCCGCGGCAGGCAGGAGGATTGCCGCGGATTCTTTTCCACGTCCGAGCGCGAGGCTGCCGCACGCTGCGAGCGTGCGCGGCCGGACGAGGCGCAGACGGGCTATTGCTGCAGCGGCGGCCGGGTGGACACGACCACCCGGGCGCGCTGCGAGGCGGGCAAGGGGAGCTTCCACGCCGATGCGGCGGAGGCCCGGCGTGCCTGCCGCGTCGCGTCTCCGGTGGATACGCCGCGCCTCATCGAGCGGGTGCGGCCGCTGCAACTGCCGCCGCCGGAATAAGGGGTTCATCGGGCCGCCCGGCGGCGGGCAGGGCAGCGCCCGATGCGCCTTCCTGTCATATCGCGGAGCAGGGCGATTGCCGCGACCGTGGGCAAGTTAAGCCCTCGACCTGTGCCGCATGCGAAGCGGTGCTTCTTCCCGGACGTGTCGAACATCGTGAGCAGGGTGCCATTTATTTGATTTATCAAATGATAAAAATGATAATTCATGGCGCTGCATCAGGGCTTTGCTTGTGGGCGGGCGGCTCATGGGAAGGCGCGTCATTGCAGCCCGTATCTCGCTACAGTGGGTGCCAATCATGATCGAAGAGAGCCTCGAGCGCTGGAACTCGGCGGTGCGCAGCATCTGCGGCCGTTTCGCCACGGCGCCGGCGCGGGAACTGCCCGTCTTTGTCGGCCGTATCGCCAAGACCACGTGCGGCGGGCTGGACATCGCGCACATCAGCACCAACGCCGCGAGCATCCATCACACGCGCTCGATCAGCACCGATGCGGAATTCTGTTTTCTGGTCCTGCAGCAAAGCGGCGTGATGGACGTGGAGGACGCGGACAGTCCCAACGGCGGATTCCGCCTGTTGCCCGGGGACGTCGCTTTACTCGATTCGGCGCGTGATTTCCGGATGAGGCCGAACGGCCTGATCGGTCAGCTCTCGGTGCATCTGTCGCGAAGCGTAATCGATCGCGCTTTGCCGGGCAGGCTCGGCCATATGTCCAAGGTGTCGCAACACTGTGCCAGTGGGTGGCTGTTGCGCGGGCTCCTGCAGCAGGTCGGCGTGGGAGACACCATGCAGTGGGCCGACGATGCGGATGGCGATGCACTGGAAATGGCGTTGATCCATCTGATGCGGCCGGCACTGGGTGAACGGTCCGCCTCCGAGAATGGGGTGCCGATGCGTGTGCTCGCCAACCGGCTGATCGACCGCTCACTCTGTGATCCCAACCTTGCGCCAGGGGGGCTGGCGCGGCAATTGGGCATCTCCGAGCGTCAGCTCTACCGGATTTTCAGTGTCGATGGCGATACCGTCTTCCGCTACATCATGCGCAAACGCCTCGAGCGCAGCGCGGCGGATCTGCTGGGGCGGGGCGCGGACGGCTGGACGATCACCGATGTCGCATTCAAGTGGGGGTTTGTCGATTCGGCCCACTTCTCGCGTGCATTCAGGCGCCAATACGGCATGTCGCCAAGCGAGTACCGCAATGGTGGCGGGGCTGCGGCGGCACCCGTCCCGCCGCCCGGCGAACGTGTTCTGCAGTGACGCGCCGGGCCCGGCGAAGCTGATGCCCGCGGGCGACGACGAACCCTTGCAGCACGTCTGCTTCGCCTGGAACGCGCGGATCCGGTCGACCGGCTGACCGCCGAGGAATCGCGTTCCATCTTCGATTCCATGAATCCCGTGATGGTCCGGCGGCCGGCATCCACCTGTCGCCGCAGGTCTCGTGCGGCCGTTCATCCGTCGCCGCCAGAGCCCATGGCGGTGTGGCAGCGACATCCAAGTCTTGTGCAGCCAGCGACAAGGCCGGAACGCGGCGGACT
This DNA window, taken from Thauera sp. K11, encodes the following:
- a CDS encoding YbaK/EbsC family protein, whose translation is MKPAQHPTALRTAQLLADAGIDTRVVEFEQPTRTSADAAAAIGCSVAEIAKSIIFRGERSGQAIVVVASGDNRVSEAKVAALVAEPLARADADFVRSATGYAIGGVAPLGHAQPVKLLLDEDLQRFDTLWAAAGTPFSVFPLTPAQLRQLTGAEWLDVRQ
- the feaR gene encoding transcriptional regulator FeaR, giving the protein MIEESLERWNSAVRSICGRFATAPARELPVFVGRIAKTTCGGLDIAHISTNAASIHHTRSISTDAEFCFLVLQQSGVMDVEDADSPNGGFRLLPGDVALLDSARDFRMRPNGLIGQLSVHLSRSVIDRALPGRLGHMSKVSQHCASGWLLRGLLQQVGVGDTMQWADDADGDALEMALIHLMRPALGERSASENGVPMRVLANRLIDRSLCDPNLAPGGLARQLGISERQLYRIFSVDGDTVFRYIMRKRLERSAADLLGRGADGWTITDVAFKWGFVDSAHFSRAFRRQYGMSPSEYRNGGGAAAAPVPPPGERVLQ
- a CDS encoding Glu/Leu/Phe/Val dehydrogenase dimerization domain-containing protein — its product is MAVFSQIDFADHEQVVFVSDDKSGLKAIITIHNSNLGPALGGCRMWPYATEDEAIRDVLRLSRGMTYKSAMANLKLGGGKSVIIGNPRTQKTPELLAAFARALEQLGGRYIAAEDSGTSVADIKYMAQFTRHVAGIVDKPTDDGMRSGDPSPATAYGVFVGIKAAARERLGRDSLEGLRIAVQGVGNVGFDLARQLKDAGAELWVTDIHRESLTAAARDLGATVVAPEDIFGLDVDIFAPCALGAVINDDTIPQLKAKIVAGAANNQLAEARHGAELFRRGILYAPDYVINAGGIIDVYHERTGFDRAALLRHIEGIYDNLMEVFERAREEERPTGEVADTIAEERFTR
- a CDS encoding FecR domain-containing protein translates to MKVHRPSSIGAAARAFAVLLACLVLAGCAPLLVDVMREDPQRPGRYLPYGGAEWAGAVQVSRGGRPLAARLPAALQPGDVVQTGADAFAVIRYPDGGEIMLDRNTRVRTGSLFVEFGRILARVRGLFEVETENVVTGVEGTEYVLQVARGGALKIVVLDGVVVCRSRTGRWSPVRLQRGEMLVSDYPDRTAPRVQRAPLKDWEEASRWSSGLGVRQPEPVRTGYCCESGRLRRGRQEDCRGFFSTSEREAAARCERARPDEAQTGYCCSGGRVDTTTRARCEAGKGSFHADAAEARRACRVASPVDTPRLIERVRPLQLPPPE
- a CDS encoding transporter, translated to MVPDDSNPKRLARLSLLCVAGAVSPAAVASCGQAFCSINTNWHAQGVWTEPGMRLDLQYQFIDQDQPRAGTRDVSAGEVSRHHDEIRTINRNWLGTLDYAIDPRWGVSFTLPLTNRSHSHVHNHHEHGGGVSHETQAWNFTRIGDLRVVGRYQFMGDGTSPSAGINFGLKLPTGSRKVENGDGERAERSLQPGTGTTDAIVGAWYRLPLDEGDSALFAQALAQVAMGESDGFCPGNQYSLDVGWQRQLAPRWAAFVQANFQWRGRDRGSEAEPEDSGSRKLFLGPGLGYAIARDFQVYAFVQLPVHQHVNGVQLTADWAALLGLSKSF
- a CDS encoding CHASE2 domain-containing protein yields the protein MTRIFISYRRDDAGGSTWRLFDWCERQFGAGRVFFDRESIPPGAPFPRLLEEGLAACDVLVVVIGPRWASIADAAGRPRLWTPGDFVAHEVATGLALGKRVIPVLVEGAAMPAPGALPPALRALADCEALALDAAHFREDFERLVDAVLGRPRGFARRRVDDVQRLLRFAMRGAVVVPLVVLLAFFAAWVGLFGLLGLDTRIASYSMVLAGERIAGGGGDRVLVVALDDDSERRLGRAYDGSPAWRELHARLIDRLSQAGAAVIVLDFFLERESPADGMLAAALVRARERGSRVVLAVRQIDDGRPRLAPALLAVGAEWGVACLGEQEGYLFSMPLARAADRQRAADPFRMLDAEPAAAPALALVAAFGGEPDLIRRGPREITLRGAGPGVAPVGFSMLKRQARSRCPALADDDVVASRLLPLSPLADWRAPARRHAYAQWLEAGPPAADLRGRLVIVGLATSSAPDEHTVRRGLRTEDRFGVELQADAMRNLLGGTVLRPPGWPAQLAAMFALAAAGGLAAFFLAARPRVVGLVALAAAALAYLGVSAALLAFAGVLLNPLYDLGAFLAACWLLGRLERKAAGIPVPGGGQ
- a CDS encoding IS3 family transposase (programmed frameshift) — its product is MRKSRFSEEQMVKILREADRLPVAEVSKKHGVSEQTIYTWRKRFGAMNADEVKRLRQLEAENARLKKMVADRDLEIDVMKEIAAKKLVSTWARRAQVHYAVRRGISQRRACALMSVSRSTLGYASCLDERDRPLIGQLRRLAAQYPRYGYRRIRIFLRRAGYHLSTGRTWRLWRKAGLQVPRKRPRRRVASQRDQVQRASRMNGIWAYDFVFDTCANGQPIKCLTVIDEHTREALAIDVAGSIRSERVIEVLSRLISERGAPKALRSDNGPEFVSARLLQWASDQGLQMALSQPGKPWQNGTDESFNGKLRDECLSMEYFRNRLEARVLIEQWRRHYNEVRPHSALGYLTPAQFVQNQSGNHHQAIPLT